The Alnus glutinosa chromosome 8, dhAlnGlut1.1, whole genome shotgun sequence DNA segment ACAAACATAAACTCAGGAACCATTTGTCCAAAAAACAACATTCACTAAATACAACCTCTGGAAATTTGTTCATATCACCAACATAAACTACATAAACTTATCCAAAATAGCAACATTCACTAAATACAACCTCTGGAATATCACAAAATATTGTTCATACCACCAACATTAACTCAGGGACCATTTGTCCAAAATAACAACATTCACCTAACTACATccacaaaatatcacaaaatattGTGGATACCACCAACATAAACTATCCATTGTTTATCCAAAATAGCAACATTCACCTAAATAACCTCTCATACACAAATTGTTCATCAAACCATTCTACCAACTGACACGAATGTTTAGATCATTACAAAAAAAGTCAACAACAACATGTTCATTGAGTAGCCATTGCCTTGCCCTTACGCCTTTGAACACGAGTTTGCACAGGTTGGGATGACGTAGCTTCATTTTGAGATACCTAGAACATAGCAAAGAATAAGAACTTGAACAATACTAAATTCGGTAATTGAAGAACttaactatattaaacttacaTTTGAAGAAGTTTCAGcaatcttcctcttctttggGTTCCATCTCTTtcggttagggtttaggggtagATGGCAACCCTTGTAGTTGTGACCCTTACTCCCACAGTTGCCGCATGTGACCATATACCCACTACAGCTTATCTTGTATGGGTTAGTGGGCTCATCGGGTGCTCTTCTCCTAGCTTTTCTTGGACATCCAGGCTTAACTCTATCAACTTGAGGCAAAATTTCATCATAGGCACCAACATCTGGCCACTCTTCAGGCCCTGGCATAGCATGTACCTGTGGTTCATATGCCTGCATGTACTTATCCATCATGTAATAGCCATCTAAAAATTGCTCAGGCTtttgtttgtgcatgtaaaTGGCAGCACAAGCATGTGCACAAGGGATACCATTGAGTTGCCATCTCCCACATGAGCATGTACCTTGAGCCAAATTCACTATTTGACGTGCGTCGAACATGTGGTCAACCTTGAACTCCAACTCATTCTGCCATCTACATATACAGTTCTTTGCTTCGTCCTTGGATCTTTCTAACTTCTTCTGTATTTTGGGACATATTTTGTGAGAAGCGGCTCGAACTCCATCTTTTTTTTGCTGGAATCTTGTCATCAATTGTCTCTAGATCATTTCCAGCATCGTCAAGAGCGGCTTGTCCCTAGACTCTTTGATCCATGAATTGAATGTCTCTGCAAGGTTGTTTAGAAGCATATCACTCTTCGAATGTGTAGAAAAGGCATGTCTAGACCATGATGCAGGGTCGACATCATTAAGATACTTATAGGTACCAGCATCCATACTTGCTATCACCTTCATGTGATGCTGAAATAGCAATGCATTTGATGCTCTTGCAGCTCCCCACAATTGATCCTTGAATGCTTTCCCTTTGTATCCCTTTGACTTGAAGTTTACATGTAGATGACGCATACAAAATCAATGCTCAGCATGTGGCAACAAATGGTCTACTGTGGGACCAAGCCCCTGCACATTTGCAACAAATTATATCAATAAAGATCAGAAAaaagacaataataataataaaaaaaagcgtAAACATGACTTCCACATTACCTTCTGTCGATCAGACATAACAGTCCACCCGCGACCTTCCCCACTTCCCACATAAACATCATCAATAAGAAGTCCTAAAAACCACTCCCAAGATGCCCTTGTCTCACCCTCTGCAACTACATATGCAATGGGGAACATATCATCATTCCCATCCTTCCCAATGGTACACAACAACTGGTCCCCTACTTCCCCTTTAAGGTGGCAAGCATCCAAGCATACAATTGGCCTACAACCATACTTGAAACCTTTATTGCATGCATCTAAGCATATATACAACCTCTGGAAGCAGGATCTCTCTATTTTCACATATGCACTACTGTTGGGATTTGACCTCAGTATGGCTTCACAATACTTCCTTGCATGGCGGTATTGCTCCGAATGACTACCATAGATTGCCTTAAGTGCAACCTTTTTTTCTCTCCAGCATCTGCCTACAGGAACATCAATATTGTGATCCCTTTTCACCCTTTGTTGCAATGCATATAGGGTCCATGTGGGATCATCCTTGAAATCAGGCATATACTTGGTGGCAAGAAACTGCACGTCAACCATCGTATTCTCATACTGATTCCCACATTGATGGTCTAGTCTGAATGTTTTTATCTGTATTGATTCTTTCTTTGCATCCAAAGATGCGTGAATCCTCAATTCACAACCTTCACCTTGCTCTTTACAAACTGCACTCACCCTCACCCTATCATTGTGtttatatttgaaatcaaacccATTTTACACAACATACCATTTTAGTGCCTTTTTAAATACACATGTATCAGCAAACAGTAGCCCCTTCTCCAACACAATTGGCACCCTCATGTCATGGTTCTCATTAAACTCTCGATACCTCCTCCTTCTTCGTTCTGTCAACTCATCATCGGACCCATCCAAACTCATCAACTCTTCACTATCGTAGTACTCTTCACCATCTTCATGTCCAGTGCTTGCATGTGGTTCCTCACCCACAAACTTTCCCCACCAATTTTCCATGTATTCCTTGTTAACTGGAACATCACTTGTGAATAGATCGTTGTCATCATCAGTTATTTCAAAGTCACTCAACTACAATTCTTCTTCATCAACTAAGTCTGGCACATTAGGAACACTACATTCAACCCCATTTTTCCTTCTAGCAGACACTCGGGCACCCTTTCTACCAGTGGCACCACCCATTTTTTTCCTCCCACCCTTTggtttttttccctttttctgtGAAACccgttctttcttttttgaaggcTTTGTTGTAGCATCACCATCGACATTCCCCTCAATATTTTCTGCATCAACCACATGTCCAGCATTCCCCAAACCAGCATCCCCCTCGGCATTCCCCAAACCAGCATCCCCCTCGACATTCCCTAAGCCAGCATCCCCCTCACCATTCCCCAAGCCAACATTCCCCTCAtcattgatgagtgccaaaaaatgtatatttggaccccttaatttacattagttaaacctttagctttgttattttctgatgctttggttagttttagtgtttttatgttttgtaggacaataagagagaaatgatataattcaagcaaaatacaaggaaattcggatgcaatAGACTATTAGATTTAGACCTATCATGACTTGACCAAACGATATCtgttttgagagtttcttaggtctaaattgaagttcgaGATGTCAGCTTTCAAacccaacaagtttcagcctGTTTGGAGATACATACAAAAAGATATTgctgttttaattttagtcatTGGATCATCCGAAAATCCGGAAGTTTgtccatctctttttttttttggtcccatTCCTTGTCTCCTCAAAGCTGGGCAGCAGCTCTTCCCAAAAACCTGCACAGTAGCTCTTCCCAAAAACCTGCACAGCagcatttctcttctccccAAGCAGCAGCACATGTCATTTTCAAGGGCTGGACAGCAGCACCTTCACTTTCTCTATGTGCTGGACAGCAGCAACTCAAGGACCAAGACAGCATGGGCAGCAAGGTGCCTCACGTCCACACCAGCAGCAGCTCTTAAGCAGCGCAGCACCTACAGGATAGCTCCTCCAAGCAGCACTCCACGCCAGATAGCTCCTGCAAGGACAGCAGCAACTCCCAAGACAATGCAGCAATTTTCGCACCCAAAGCTGGACAGAACAGCAGACACATGGACAGCAGTTCATGCACATCCAGCAACTCCCAAAGACCAGCACCGAATTGTCCAAGGCAAGGACAGCACACCCAGTAGACACACACACGGACCAAAagatttttcctcttcttggtTTCTTGTTAGACCGAACATATACAAGCTTTGAAAGATGTTTGTGCTGGATGAACTAAAGTGTGGAGAATCACGTGAAAGGGTAGCAGAAAAAGAGACAACCTGCAGGGCAGAAGCGTCATTTTCCTAGCAACACCAAAATAAAAGGGGTAGTTCTTTTTTTGTAAGGGGAGAACGAGGAGGAAGAGGGTGGAGTGGGGCACAGCCCTCACGCACTAAGTCTCTCTTCTAGAGGattttgttcttccattttttttccttttgtaagtgtttatttttatgcttttaattcaaggttttagattttatttttattattatgtgtagctaaaatttcatctaaggttgaggatgaaaccttaccattgaagagaaattatgttttcatgcttgtttatgctatttgattttatgggctttggatttctaattgttttacttctattcgatttttgagatgatttttggtatcttttgtgatttccggatacaagtgatgatttgaagttatctcatttaattgatggcttgggttttcatttatcaaaacattggatattcattgtgtttcgttctacgaatacatttgatgatttggtttaaactagatatcttttgtgatttgtgcaaagaacagattcattgaatgatttaattaatttttgaagcaaagtagagcaaaCCTAAGATTTGTCTGTGAGAAAttcaaatatgtgtgatgagcatgagaataagttgctatgatttggtgagtgtagattccaaaaccctagacccctttattttcattatttttgtttatgctttcttttgttaaaaatcactaaatttggaactaggttaaaataggattagtttgaatagaaattaattttcacaacacaattcctcGTGGGatcgatctcgcacttgcataacgctatattgcaaacgattcgtgcacttgcgagagtactttaaaatttgcacaacaaccaTCACCCTCTGGCGGTGGCAAAAACAATACTTTCCCAACAATATCTAGTTCATCAACCCTATATTCGACATATATGTGAACACTCATCAATCCATATACTTCTACAATGTTGAGAAAATCCACTACTTGTTCATCATTTGTCAATGGCTTCCCCAATTCCTTCACATCATTGTCATCCATCTTGAACCAGTATCTTAGGTCATTCACATACCTAAGATCCCTAACAACATCCTCAATTTCCCATGCCGAAAGGAAATCAATATCGTAGTTTTTGATTTCATCCTTCAGCCCCCCAACATATTGAAGGCCAGGATTGTGTTGCACTACTCTACCATGGTGAATGGTGATATCCAGTAACATATCTGCAGATGGAGTTGTGAATGAATGAGAGTTAaagaattttttgttgttggaatTCTAATTGCTGAATATAAAATATGATGTTGAAAAAATATGCATGGTTTAGATGAAAAGTTTGCATGAAAGGTTTGGAGTACGTTGCCAATGTTTCAGAATAAAGTTTGTCCAACTGTTACTAACATGCATCAACAATAAAGTGAACAAACTATGTAAGAAAAGCTTTTAAGTTGACAAACCCAGGGACCACAAGGGACCACATGTTAACTGTACGTCTAATGGTAAGAATTTAAAGAAATGGTTTGAAAACAAGAAACTCAGGGACCACAATGTCAAACACATTACACATAGTCACTGCTTACTTTATTCTGAAACACATACTCGGGACGACGAAAATGACCCCACTGCCCCACATGTGAACTGCTTAATTTATTCACAACTACCCTTACTGACAAACACATAGCACTAATTTATGTTTCCCACCACCCGTTTTACAAGCCATCACAACATCAACATCTGACCCACATGTTGAAAAGTTTGCAACATCCAGACAAATATCTACATTGAAGTTGACAACTCAACAATAACAAATTCCAAACtaaaagttatataaaattatatccACAACGGTGATAACAACATCATTTCTTAAAATCTGGACAAAattacccaaaaccctaaattgggaaaaccctaaaatctaaaattaCGTAAAAGTCGAGATGTTACCTTCAACACAAGGATGCCGGAGACAATGACAATGACCACGAACGTAATGGATACGAAGAGATTTTCCACAGCAACGTCAGGGACCACGGACGGAGACGACGAGCACGgactttgtttttggatgagtAGAAGTGACAAGTCCTTACGTTTTCCACTGTCTTCACTCTTTCCTCTCTCGGTAttcatgaaaattttcaaaatgccGTCCATACTCTTGCCGTATGTGTTGGGGATGACGTTTAAGGTCGAAAATCAAAACAGCATCGTTTTTACTATGACTTGTAAGCGCCTACGTGGACAAGTGCTGACTCACCCAGACGGAAGttagaaaaatggatggaaaaatgacggaatgatcattttcaaattcgcgaaaaagttaagcaccaaatacttactttcaaaaagtgagggatCAAATTCAAATGGCGCTCTgactcagggatttattagacatttaccctaagaataattagaaaattgtccagcagtaggacaatctctaacatggtgataaggactataacaatatgaacatggtccatggggtgttggaatgcctccccacatgaaataaattgacaaaaataaaataaaataacaaaagaaaaataaatataaaaaaataaaagtaaagaaaccaaaattagaaataaaataaaaacagaaacaaattaagttaaattcaatatttaaaacttaataacataactgTTTGCAGTCCTCGGCAACGACgtaaaaaattgatgtggtcgttttgtgtacaaaaatatcaataataaaattaccacttgtAATTGTATGAAGCCTTGTGGATATGGCTATATTGAaagtgtcgaacctcaaggaccgcgtaggaattgctatcaaatttttcaagattaaatataacttaatttaaaagatgtttgatttttgttttctaaatataaatacataaaagtaaaagaagtgatgagagaaagaatatgaGGCTGATTTCACAATTCACCACATAACAatagtcaatcataaattaacaaggaaaattaatactatgcatgatatagggctcgtttcactcgagtagtcaagaaattacatctaaagaataagtataatccatctttgtttggcacggaccgtccacctaactactaagatgcggtacgactcGTCTTCCCTATGTATGAATttgctacgtctttaataggatacatacaataatggaaaagtataattcatcttcggttggtacaaaCTGTCTatctaaattacactaaattagggtgtagtacaattcgtctttcctaggcatgacct contains these protein-coding regions:
- the LOC133876128 gene encoding uncharacterized protein LOC133876128; the protein is MENWWGKFVGEEPHASTGHEDGEEYYDSEELMSLDGSDDELTERRRRRYREFNENHDMRVPIVLEKGLLFADTCVFKKALKWVRVSAVCKEQGEGCELRIHASLDAKKESIQIKTFRLDHQCGNQYENTMVDVQFLATKYMPDFKDDPTWTLYALQQRVKRDHNIDVPVGRCWREKKVALKAIYGSHSEQYRHARKYCEAILRSNPNSSAYVKIERSCFQRLYICLDACNKGFKYGCRPIVCLDACHLKGEVGDQLLCTIGKDGNDDMFPIAYVVAEGETRASWEWFLGLLIDDVYVGSGEGRGWTVMSDRQKGLGPTVDHLLPHAEH